In Tiliqua scincoides isolate rTilSci1 chromosome 1, rTilSci1.hap2, whole genome shotgun sequence, the following are encoded in one genomic region:
- the LOC136645125 gene encoding uncharacterized protein translates to MRKPLGTAETDKGYWLLKKSLYGLKQSGYKWNQCLSTALKEEGFQQGTADPCIFTRGKGQLKCIVLCFVDDLAILCKNAEQADVLIEALRKRFTLHDLGEIHNYVGLDITKVLNGYKISQRGKIAALLRKFNMEQCNGVMTPMETDFEKDESPSPMFDTNMYKSLLGSLMYISQWSRPDIAMACNLLARASSQPKQKHWLAAKRVLRYLKQTIDLSLYLEPKGGLSLTAYVDANFASDTETRKSTSGMTLFLAGALVGWKTVKQRHVSLSTCESEFAALSLMCSELIWYNQLMLDLGIQVPKPITVMEDNQAAIQMAMTPGVRGRSKHTDVRFQNVKQCVSDGLISLTFCESSQNVADALTKVQGTIKHLENCEMLGLRV, encoded by the coding sequence ATGAGGAAACCTTTGGGGACTGCTGAAACTGATAAAGGATACTGGCTACTTAAAAAGAGCCTATATGGACTAAAGCAATCTGGTTACAAGTGGAACCAATGTCTTTCTACTGCACTGAAGGAGGAGGGATTCCAACAAGGCACAGCTGACCCATGTATTTTTACCAGGGGTAAAGGCCAGCTGAAATGCATTGTACTATGTTTTGTTGATGACCTTGCAATACTATGTAAGAATGCAGAACAAGCAGATGTTCTTATAGAAGCATTGCGAAAAAGGTTTACATTGCATGACTTGGGGGAAATACACAACTATGTTGGATTGGATATTACCAAAGTATTAAATGGCTATAAAATCTCACAAAGAGGCAAAATAGCTGCCTTGCTAAGAAAGTTTAACATGGAGCAGTGCAATGGGGTGATGACGCCTATGGAAACTGACTTCGAGAAGGATGAATCACCCAGTCCCATGTTTGACACCAATATGTATAAATCCTTACTGGGAAGTTTAATGTACATTAGCCAGTGGAGTAGACCGGACATAGCGATGGCTTGTAATTTATTGGCCAGAGCATCAAGCCAACCCAAACAGAAACACTGGCTAGCCGCCAAACGTGTCCTGaggtatttaaaacaaacaatagaCTTGTCCTTGTACCTTGAACCTAAGGGTGGTCTGAGTCTTACAGCATATGTGGATGCAAATTTTGCCTCGGACACCGAGACAAGGAAGTCAACCTCAGGCATGACACTATTTCTGGCAGGAGCCTTAGTGGGATGGAAGACTGTAAAGCAAAGACATGTGTCGCTATCCACATGTGAATCAGAATTTGCTGCGCTGAGTTTGATGTGTTCGGAACTTATTTGGTACAACCAGTTAATGTTAGATCTTGGCATACAGGTACCTAAACCAATTACAGTAATGGAGGATAATCAGGCAGCCATCCAGATGGCTATGACACCTGGTGTGAGAGGGAGGTCCAAACACACAGATGTACGCTTCCAAAATGTGAAGCAATGTGTGTCTGATGGTTTAATCAGCCTGACATTCTGTGAGTCAAGCCAGAACGTGGCAGACGCACTAACGAAAGTGCAAGGAACTATTAAGCATCTAGAAAACTGTGAGATGCTGGGACTAAGGGTCTGA